The following coding sequences lie in one Arabidopsis thaliana chromosome 3, partial sequence genomic window:
- the EMB2743 gene encoding F-box associated ubiquitination effector family protein (EMBRYO DEFECTIVE 2743 (EMB2743); CONTAINS InterPro DOMAIN/s: F-box associated domain, type 1 (InterPro:IPR006527); BEST Arabidopsis thaliana protein match is: F-box and associated interaction domains-containing protein (TAIR:AT3G17620.1); Has 495 Blast hits to 484 proteins in 3 species: Archae - 0; Bacteria - 0; Metazoa - 0; Fungi - 0; Plants - 495; Viruses - 0; Other Eukaryotes - 0 (source: NCBI BLink).) — protein sequence MEIWVTTKIEPNMLSWGSKVFLSVDMTPLTGNDFMFSFMATSFFIDEEKKIAVVFNQSKDRKHNTAFIIGQDGSLKEVDLGEVRNRDLKPLVSSYVPSSMQLE from the coding sequence AACTAAGATTGAGCCCAACATGTTGTCGTGGGGCAGCAAGGTCTTCTTATCAGTGGATATGACACCACTCACTGGCAACGATTTTATGTTTTCGTTTATGGCTAcaagtttcttcattgatgaagagaagaaaatcgCTGTGGTTTTTAATCAAAGCAAAGACAGGAAGCACAACACAGCTTTCATCATTGGACAGGATGGATCCTTGAAAGAAGTGGATCTTGGAGAAGTTCGAAACAGAGATCTCAAACCACTTGTGTCctcttatgttccaagttcAATGCAACTTGAATAG